The following coding sequences are from one Salvia hispanica cultivar TCC Black 2014 chromosome 3, UniMelb_Shisp_WGS_1.0, whole genome shotgun sequence window:
- the LOC125216839 gene encoding uncharacterized protein LOC125216839, giving the protein MHPLVAVDGVEIKTKHKSHPPHPLVALCRKILSTCDGCGGEHGGFFFSCQLCNFWIHQNCTILPTALKLFSNPEPYLLAYSIPTQIRKIECIVCHQPLLHSHNAIYFCPPTLRFSHVRCGLENNQSATRLKLIQLPDDELDTFPSLEFRAYSQPDEGPSDEDVKLALRIFTNIL; this is encoded by the exons ATGCATCCTCTAGTTGCAGTGGATGGTGTTGAGATCAAAACCAAACACAAGAGCCATCCACCTCACCCGCTTGTGGCTCTTTGTAGAAAGATTTTGTCTACATGCGATGGCTGTGGTGGGGAACATGGTGGTTTCTTCTTCTCGTGCCAACTCTGTAATTTCTGGATTCATCAAAACTGCACCATACTACCTACCGCTCTCAAACTCTTCTCTAATCCTGAACCTTACCTTCTCGCTTATTCTATTCCTACCCAAATCCGAAAAATTGAGTGCATAGTTTGCCATCAACCCTTGCTTCATTCCCATAATGCCATCTATTTTTGCCCACCAACTCTGAGATTTTCTCATGTCAGATGTGGACTCGAGAATAATCAATCCG CAACAAGACTAAAGTTGATCCAACTTCCAGACGACGAGTTGGACACATTTCCAAGTTTGGAGTTCCGTGCATACTCGCAACCTGATGAGGGTCCTAGTGATGAAGATGTGAAGCTTGCATTGAGAATTTTCACAAACATCCTTTGA
- the LOC125209984 gene encoding probable leucine-rich repeat receptor-like protein kinase At1g35710, giving the protein MDVVFVANTMIIVSICSLLINNVVASDVSYSRRELKALLDFGWPYMSSTAHHCHWKGITCDDDGRVAELSLQSQVGCNDEPRCHDLGHLDPFVFTSLTSIHLSSCGLYGDIPPHIGYLSNLSYLNLSHNHLEYILPLSLANLRELHTLDISYNEFSSVIPREIGNLSELTHLDLSNNRLEGELPLSLSNLIKLDMLELSYNQFSGVIPEIGSLSELSYLDLSHNLLKGELPLSLPNLTKLEMLDISRNIFTGVIPSGIATLSELTYLDLSHNRLKGVLPLSLLNLTKLQVLKISSNDFSGAIPPEIGCLARLTHLHMSQNRFYSELPISVANPTQLQMLKIYQNLIHGSIPSELGNLQLLVVLDLSNNGITGAIPSELGNLQSLVDLDLSNNSIAGSLPSTITQLTRLRFLKLEMNRLKVFL; this is encoded by the coding sequence ATGGATGTTGTGTTTGTTGCTAATACTATGATCATTGTGAGCATCTGCTCATTGTTGATCAATAATGTAGTTGCATCTGATGTTTCATATTCCAGACGAGAATTGAAGGCATTGTTGGATTTTGGATGGCCTTACATGAGCTCCACTGCTCATCACTGCCACTGGAAAGGCATCACTTGTGATGATGATGGCCGCGTTGCAGAGTTAAGCCTGCAGTCTCAAGTAGGCTGCAATGATGAACCTCGGTGTCACGATCTTGGCCATTTGGATCCATTTGTTTTCACATCACTCACTAGCATTCATCTCAGTTCATGTGGTCTCTATGGAGATATCCCACCACACATAGGTTACCTCTCCAACCTCTCTTATCTTAATTTGTCTCATAATCATCTTGAATATATACTTCCTCTTTCATTGGCAAATCTACGTGAGTTACATACGCTCGACATTTCTTATAATGAGTTTTCCAGTGTCATCCCTCGTGAGATAGGAAACTTATCAGAACTAACTCATCTTGATTTGTCAAACAATCGACTCGAGGGTGAGTTGCCTCTATCACTGTCAAATCTCATCAAATTGGATATGCTTGAGCTTTCTTACAACCAATTTTCTGGTGTCATTCCTGAGATTGGAAGCTTGTCTGAACTAAGTTATCTCGACTTGTCTCACAATCTACTCAAGGGAGAGTTGCCTCTTTCACTTCCAAACCTCACTAAATTGGAGATGCTTGACATTTCTCGCAACATCTTTACTGGTGTCATTCCATCTGGGATAGCAACCTTATCTGAACTAACTTACCTCGATTTGTCTCACAATCGACTCAAGGGTGTGTTGCCTCTTTCACTCTTAAATCTGACTAAATTACAAGTTCTTAAAATTTCTTCTAATGACTTTTCCGGTGCCATTCCACCTGAGATAGGATGCTTAGCAAGACTAACTCATCTCCATATGTCTCAAAATCGATTCTACAGTGAGTTGCCTATTTCAGTAGCAAATCCCACTCAACTACAGATGcttaaaatatatcaaaacttGATTCATGGTTCCATTCCCTCTGAATTAGGAAACCTCCAATTGTTGGTTGTTCTTGACTTGAGCAACAATGGCATCACTGGTGCCATTCCCTCTGAATTAGGAAACCTCCAATCCTTGGTAGATCTTGATTTGAGCAACAATAGCATCGCTGGCTCTCTTCCCTCAACTATCACCCAACTAACAAGACTACGATTCTTGAAATTGGAAATGAATAGGTTGAAGGTGTTTTTGTAG
- the LOC125216094 gene encoding MDIS1-interacting receptor like kinase 2-like, protein MLSKAVAMNVSNSSRELKALMDFGWPYINSAHQCHWKGITCDDHGRVAQISLQSKVGCDDKPWNCHDVGYLDPLVFTSVTSIHLTSCGLYGFIPEEIGSLSNLSYLNLSNNQLNSQLPLSLSTLRELRVLDISDNYYINGVIPPEIGSLSKLTHLDLSHNYLMSELPLSLANLSELHVLDISYGYDISGLIPPYIGSLSKLTHLDLSYNQLQSELPLSLANLTNLEVLDISNNRGIHGVIPHNIGALSKLTHLDLSRNQLQSELPRSLSNLINLEVLLISSNYINGSLPANMSQLTRLEILNLDGNRLEGAFGAGIHMLSCITTIGLSRNSIKEQIPLQFGYVANAQFLNIDLSWNNLFGEVPESISRLDGLDLSYNNLQGHIPPNVWDKFPIYTFSGNPKLIPPVAPKGSSIKVKIIWYLLPVVVVFIFWGIYLIFSKMGRKETSKVTPDLQHGDIFKIWNFDGNIAYQDIIEATADFDLRYCIGTGGYGSVYRALLPTGKVVAVKKLHRFEGDNPTFDTSFKNEAKVLSQIRHRHIVKLFGFCLHQRSMFLIYDYMERGSLFSVLKDEDEAVELNWKKRVNVVKGIANALFYMHHDCSPPILHRDVSSSNILLDSEFEGCLSDFGTARLLDPDSSNQTILVGTRGYIAPELAFTMAVTEKCDVYSFGVLALEVMFGDHPGDFVSSMMMMKRSTQFAQNMMVQQLMDKRLPSPDEDVRVSREVAGVVKTALKCISSDPKSRPPMKEVAQELAKHPPGLPMPFRSISVLHLMHSD, encoded by the exons ATGTTGAGTAAAGCAGTAGCAATGAATGTTTCAAATTCGAGCAGAGAATTGAAGGCGTTGATGGATTTCGGATGGCCTTATATCAACTCAGCTCATCAGTGCCACTGGAAAGGCATTACCTGTGACGATCATGGCCGCGTTGCACAGATAAGCCTGCAATCTAAAGTTGGATGCGATGATAAACCTTGGAACTGCCACGATGTTGGCTATTTGGATCCGCTTGTTTTCACATCAGTCACTAGCATTCATCTCACCTCATGCGGTCTCTACGGATTTATCCCAGAAGAAATAGGTTCCCTCTCTAATCTATCTTATCTCAATTTGTCGAATAATCAACTCAATTCCCAACTGCCTCTTTCATTGTCTACTCTGAGGGAGTTACGCGTTCTGGACATTTCTGATAACTATTACATTAATGGTGTCATTCCACCTGAAATAGGTAGCTTATCCAAACTTACTCATCTCGATTTGTCACACAACTACCTTATGAGTGAGCTACCTCTTTCATTAGCAAATCTGAGTGAGTTACATGTACTTGACATTTCTTATGGCTATGATATTAGTGGTCTCATTCCACCTTACATAGGAAGTTTATCCAAACTTACTCATCTCGATCTGTCTTACAATCAACTCCAAAGTGAGCTGCCTCTTTCACTGGCAAATCTCACTAACTTAGAGGTTCTTGACATATCTAATAACCGTGGCATTCATGGGGTCATTCCACATAACATAGGAGCTTTATCCAAACTTACTCATCTCGATTTGTCTCGCAATCAACTCCAAAGTGAGCTGCCTCGTTCACTATCAAATCTCATTAACTTAGAGGTGCTTCTCATTTCTTCTAATTACATCAATGGCTCTCTGCCTGCAAATATGAGCCAATTAACAAGATTGGAAATCTTGAATTTGGATGGCAATAGATTGGAAGGTGCTTTTGGAGCAGGAATACACATGCTTTCTTGTATAACAACCATAGGCCTCAGTAGGAATTCAATCAAAGAACAGATACCTCTACAGTTTGGATATGTTGCTAATGCACAATTTCTCAATATCGATCTTTCTTGGAACAATCTTTTTGGTGAAGTCCCTGAATCTATTTCACGATTAGATGGACTCGATTTGTCCTACAATAATTTACAGGGCCACATTCCACCCAACGTATGGGATAAGTTTCCAATATACACGTTCAGTGGAAACCCGAAGTTAATTCCTCCAGTTGCTCCTAAGGGATCAAGCATTAAGGTGAAAATTATTTGGTATTTACTCCCAGTAgttgttgtttttatattctgggggatctatttaatattctcCAAAATGGGAAGGAAAGAAACCTCCAAAGTCACACCTGATCTCCAACATGGTGACATATTCAAGATTTGGAACTTTGATGGCAACATCGCCTATCAAGACATCATCGAAGCAACTGCAGACTTTGACTTGAGATACTGCATTGGAACTGGAGGCTATGGGAGCGTCTACAGAGCTCTACTGCCTACTGGAAAAGTTGTTGCTGTTAAGAAGCTTCACAGATTTGAAGGTGATAATCCGACCTTTGACACCTCATTTAAGAATGAAGCCAAGGTTCTCTCTCAGATTCGCCATCGCCATATTGTCAAGCTATTTGGCTTTTGTCTGCACCAACGGAGCATGTTTCTCATCTACGACTACATGGAAAGAGGAAGCCTCTTCAGTGTGTTGAAGGATGAAGACGAAGCGGTGGAACTGAACTGGAAGAAGAGGGTAAATGTGGTGAAGGGCATTGCAAATGCACTGTTTTACATGCATCACGATTGCAGCCCTCCTATTCTACACAGAGACGTATCAAGCAGCAACATACTCTTGGATTCAGAGTTTGAAGGATGTTTATCTGACTTTGGGACAGCAAGATTGTTGGATCCAGATTCATCCAATCAAACAATACTCGTGGGAACTCGGGGCTATATTGCACCAG AGTTGGCCTTCACAATGGCGGTTACAGAAAAATGTGATGTGTACAGCTTTGGAGTTTTGGCATTGGAAGTCATGTTTGGAGATCATCCAGGGGATTTCGTTTCCTccatgatgatgatgaagagatCGACACAGTTTGCTCAAAACATGATGGTGCAACAACTCATGGACAAGAGGCTACCATCTCCGGATGAAGATGTAAGAGTGTCGAGGGAAGTGGCTGGAGTGGTTAAAACAGCACTGAAATGCATTAGCTCTGATCCGAAGTCGAGGCCGCCAATGAAGGAGGTGGCTCAAGAACTTGCTAAGCATCCACCAGGATTGCCAATGCCATTCCGCTCCATATCAGTGCTTCATCTCATGCACTCAGACTGA
- the LOC125216722 gene encoding receptor-like protein 43 isoform X1 — MDVVFVANAMIIVSICSLLINNVVAANVSNSSRELKALTDFGWPYINSTAHHCNWKDITCNEHGRVAQISLQSRSLRLNISYLDPLIFTSLTSIHLTACGLYGAIPPQIGYLSNLSYLNFSHNQLNSQLPLSLANLSELRVLDISDNYIYGSIPPDIGSLSNLTHLNFSHNNLDSMFPLSMANLSELHVLDISNTYGIYGVIPPQMGSLSKLTYLNFVW; from the coding sequence ATGGATGTTGTGTTTGTTGCTAATGCAATGATCATTGTGAGCATCTGCTCATTGTTGATCAATAATGTAGTTGCAGCAAATGTTTCAAACTCGAGCAGAGAATTGAAGGCGTTGACGGATTTTGGATGGCCTTATATCAATTCCACAGCTCATCACTGCAACTGGAAAGACATCACTTGTAATGAGCATGGCCGCGTTGCACAGATAAGCCTGCAGTCTCGATCTTTGAGGCTTAATATTAGCTATTTGGATCCACTTATTTTCACATCACTCACTAGCATTCATCTCACCGCATGTGGTCTCTATGGAGCTATCCCACCACAAATAGGTTACCTCTCCAACCTATCTtatctcaatttctctcataATCAACTCAATTCTCAACTGCCTCTTTCATTAGCAAATCTGAGTGAGTTACGCGTTCTAGACATTTCAGATAACTACATTTATGGTTCCATTCCACCTGACATAGGAAGTTTATCCAACCTTActcatctcaatttctctcataACAATCTTGATTCTATGTTCCCTCTTTCAATGGCAAATCTGAGTGAGTTACACGTGCTCGACATTTCTAATACCTATGGCATTTATGGTGTCATTCCACCTCAAATGGGAAGCTTGTCCAAGCTAACATATCTCAATTTTGTCTGGTAA
- the LOC125216722 gene encoding MDIS1-interacting receptor like kinase 2-like isoform X2: MHHDCSPPILHRDVSSSNILLDSEFEGCLSDFGTARLLDPDASNQTLLVGTRGYIAPELAFTMVVTEKCDVYGFGVLALEVMFGDHPGDFVSSMTMIKRSTQFAQNMMVQQLLDKRLPSPDEDVRLSREVVGVVKTALKCINSDPKLRPCMKEVSQELAKRPPRLTMPFRSYQCFISCTQTELTTHNCFRCGVTSFQMFSNYKLMSLFFAT, from the exons ATGCATCACGATTGCAGCCCCCCTATTCTACACAGAGATGTATCGAGCAGCAACATACTCTTGGATTCAGAGTTTGAAGGTTGTTTATCTGATTTTGGGACAGCTAGATTGTTGGATCCAGATGCTTCCAATCAGACTCTACTTGTGGGAACTCGGGGATATATTGCACCAG AGTTGGCCTTCACAATGGTGGTTACAGAGAAATGTGATGTGTATGGCTTCGGAGTGTTGGCATTGGAAGTCATGTTTGGAGATCATCCGGGGGATTTCGTTTCCTCCATGACGATGATTAAAAGATCCACACAGTTTGCTCAAAACATGATGGTGCAACAACTCTTGGACAAGAGGCTACCATCACCAGACGAAGATGTAAGATTGTCGAGGGAAGTGGTTGGAGTGGTGAAAACAGCATTGAAATGCATAAACTCTGACCCAAAGTTGCGACCATGTATGAAGGAGGTGTCTCAGGAACTCGCTAAGCGCCCACCGCGGTTGACAATGCCATTCCGCTCATATCAGTGCTTCATTTCATGCACACAGACTGAGCTCACAACTCACAATTGCTTCCGTTGTGGAGTAACAAGTTTTCAGATGTTCAGtaactataaattaatgtcTCTATTTTTCGCtacttaa
- the LOC125217161 gene encoding uncharacterized protein LOC125217161, which yields MEADVSDNFHFCKICGLPILSAPSYTCPFVACDFFLHESCAGKIQEELILPNLKDHTLSLQVGSPNFIYQCDDCDVKMHPLDAAAAAAAVDGVEIKTIHKSHPPHPLVVFCRQILSHCDACGERHDGFFFSCQQCNFWIHQDCTILPTALNLLSIPWPFLLAHSIRTNYEEIECVVCDKSLLHTHNAVYLCPQTLRVSHVRCALEKIHSKTRLELIQLPDDEFDTFPSLEIRTYSQRNQADIIGDDEDKKLAMENFHEHPLILVGDEAEDHSYNHKKLVCDICIQTITIPSPFYRCSLQGGCSFLAHKVCAGLFPIINFQILDDSIASTKAEPCPYPDKWFFSSIFLCVFCCLPSNSPCYYYPEEELTPLMFDLSCMAAPNIIKHSSHSQHLLFRTTRTLQFSLISCCSRGSTIHDVYRCTMCHFLIHIRCALLPKMVHFRKFDQHPLHLITTSTINGSDHDICEVCEEDVECKYWFYHCAECDYSFHVNCIPSLGYLSKVKFGGKYSMPCHSHPLTLRRMLTYGRNERCGYCNQKIPGLVDQVAFFCSQCDYWIHFSCARDSFTYSQNCKSLIFEEIDAQEWYDMAETED from the exons ATGGAAGCGGATGTTTCTGAtaactttcatttttgcaaaatttgCGGATTGCCAATTCTATCCGCGCCATCATACACTTGCCCCTTTGTTGCTTGCGATTTTTTTCTGCACGAATCATGTGCGGGCAAAATCCAAGAAGAATTAATCCTTCCCAATCTTAAAGACCACACCCTTTCTCTCCAAGTAGGAAGTCCCAATTTCATCTACCAATGTGATGATTGCGACGTCAAAATGCATCCTTTggatgcagcagcagcagcagcagcagtgGATGGTGTTGAGATCAAAACCATACACAAGAGCCATCCACCTCACCCTCTCGTCGTTTTTTGTAGACAGATTTTGTCTCATTGCGATGCGTGTGGGGAGAGACATGATGGTTTCTTCTTCTCGTGCCAACAATGTAATTTTTGGATTCATCAAGACTGCACCATACTGCCTACCGCTCTCAATCTCCTCTCTATTCCTTGGCCTTTCCTCCTCGCACATTCTATTCGTACCAATTACGAGGAGATTGAGTGCGTTGTTTGCGACAAATCCTTGCTTCATACCCATAACGCCGTCTATTTATGTCCCCAAACCTTGAGAGTTTCTCATGTCAGATGTGCACTCGAGAAAATTCATTCCA AAACAAGGCTAGAGTTGATCCAACTGCCAGATGACGAGTTTGACACATTTCCAAGTTTGGAGATTCGTACATACTCGCAGAGAAACCAGGCTGATATTATTGGTGATGATGAAGACAAGAAGCTTGCAATGGAGAATTTTCACGAGCATCCGTTGATCCTAGTTGGTGATGAGGCAGAGGATCACAGTTATAATCACAAAAAACTAGTGTGTGATATATGCATACAAACCATTACTATTCCATCTCCATTTTACAGATGCTCTCTACAAGGCGGCTGCTCTTTCCTCGCCCATAAAGTCTGTGCAGGCCTTTTCCCCATTATCAACTTTCAGATTCTAGATGACAGCATTGCATCAACGAAGGCAGAACCTTGTCCGTACCCGGACAAATGGTTCTTCAGTTCAATATTTCTCTGCGTTTTCTGCTGTCTTCCTAGCAATTCCCCTTGCTACTACTATCCTGAAGAAGAGTTAACTCCCTTGATGTTTGATCTGTCGTGCATGGCTGCTCCAAACATTATAAAGCACAGCTCACACAGCCAACACCTTCTCTTTCGCACCACCCGCACATTGCAGTTCTCCCTCATCAGTTGTTGTTCCCGCGGCTCCACAATTCATGACGTCTATAGGTGCACTATGTGCCATTTCCTCATTCATATAAGATGCGCcttactaccaaaaatggttcATTTTCGTAAATTTGATCAACATCCTCTGCATTTGATCACTACCAGTACTATTAATGGTAGTGATCACGACATCTGCGAGGTGTGTGAGGAAGATGTAGAGTGCAAGTATTGGTTCTACCACTGTGCTGAATGTGACTACTCTTTCCACGTAAACTGCATTCCCTCGCTTGGCTATTTGTCCAAAGTCAAGTTTGGAGGCAAATATAGTATGCCTTGTCACTCTCATCCTCTCACACTTAGAAGGATGCTTACTTATGGAAGAAATGAGAGGTGTGGGTATTGCAACCAAAAAATCCCCGGATTGGTAGATCAAGTGGCTTTCTTCTGCTCACAATGCGATTATtggattcatttttcttgtgcAAGGGATTCATTCACATACTCTCAGAATTGTAaatctttgatttttgaggAAATCGATGCACAGGAGTGGTATGATATGGCTGAAACTGAAGATTAA